The genomic segment GCGTGCCGCGTAGAACTCGCGCGGCTTGGCCGGGGCCTCGACCAGGCCGCTGACGGAGACGATGCAGGGCTCACCGCAGATGATGGTGCGCAGGTGGTAACGCAGGTCGTCGTCGTCCCAGGTGGCGAGCAGCCGGTTGGTCAAGGCGATGTGGATGGCATCCCTCTCGCGTCCGGCGAGGAGCCCCGCCAGCAGGGCCTGAAAGCGGAACCCGTCGTAGGCCACGCCGAAGGGCCCGCGGTTCGCGTTCTGCAGGCGCCGCCGCTCGTAGGCGATCTCCCCCGCCAGCGGCGTCACGTGGGCCGGGGGAGCTGACAGGTCGCGCACCTTCAGGCGGGCGATGCGCAGCGCGAGGTCGTCGCCCGACTCGCGGCCGCCCGCCAGCCAGTGGGTAATGAAGTCGCCGCGCCACCCGGGCGCGATGTCGGCAACGGCTTGAGCCAGGTCGCCCGCCAACTCGTGACCGCGCAGGGTGGGGGCGGTGCCTTCGTCATATAGCCACACCGGTCTCGGCATAGGGGCTGCCGCGC from the Armatimonadota bacterium genome contains:
- a CDS encoding DUF6775 family putative metallopeptidase gives rise to the protein MPRPVWLYDEGTAPTLRGHELAGDLAQAVADIAPGWRGDFITHWLAGGRESGDDLALRIARLKVRDLSAPPAHVTPLAGEIAYERRRLQNANRGPFGVAYDGFRFQALLAGLLAGRERDAIHIALTNRLLATWDDDDLRYHLRTIICGEPCIVSVSGLVEAPAKPREFYAARQALGGVAPGSADYELLKQQFAGRFLEHDEPRLTEVVKGYVLQAVAYHLTGEPFCDDPRCRLYNAHWQEEMLAAQLGGQLCARHQGLLRGDGAGRATRG